The [Pseudomonas] carboxydohydrogena genome includes a window with the following:
- a CDS encoding sulfite reductase subunit alpha gives MNQRTPPSQLEIIPETAPFSHEQRSWLNGFFAGLVSLDNAVTPLSPEQGAAVMKGAGDADDGEAPWHDQTMPIAERMKLAEGRPLRRRMMAAMAQQDCGQCGYNCHDYSEAIAGKKEARLNLCVPGGKETARMLKTLYEELESAPSAAPSPAADVAAAEPVAKATGEPGRSRDNPVEAVFLSRRLLNKPGSEKETWHIEFDLSGPGLDYVVGDSFGVFANNDLGMVDQIIALLGVSHETMINGKKLRDVLHEDVSLSPAPDSLFELISFITGGAAREKARALASGDDPDGDAAHLDVMATLQKFAGVRPHPEAFIEALEPLQPRLYSISSSHNATPGRLSLTVDTVRYMIGKRKRIGVASTFLAERINPGDTLKVYVQKAHGFGLPENPQTPVIMIGPGTGVAPFRAFLHDRQATGAPGRNWLFFGHQRSECDFFYADEFNAMKSSGHLTRLSLAWSRDREEKFYVQDRMREVGRELWSWLAEGAHVYVCGDAKRMAKDVERALVDIASQFGARSTDEAVAFVADLKKKGRYQQDVY, from the coding sequence ATGAATCAGAGAACTCCTCCGAGCCAGCTTGAGATCATTCCGGAGACGGCGCCGTTTTCGCATGAACAGCGGTCGTGGCTGAACGGCTTCTTCGCAGGGCTGGTATCGCTCGATAACGCGGTCACGCCACTGTCGCCCGAGCAGGGCGCCGCGGTGATGAAAGGGGCTGGAGACGCCGATGATGGTGAGGCTCCGTGGCACGACCAGACGATGCCGATCGCGGAGCGGATGAAGCTGGCGGAGGGCCGCCCGCTGCGCCGCCGAATGATGGCGGCGATGGCGCAGCAGGATTGCGGCCAGTGCGGCTACAACTGCCATGATTATTCCGAGGCGATCGCTGGCAAGAAAGAAGCCCGCCTGAACCTGTGCGTGCCGGGGGGTAAGGAAACCGCCCGCATGCTGAAGACGCTGTATGAGGAGTTGGAGAGCGCACCGTCAGCTGCGCCATCGCCTGCGGCGGACGTGGCTGCGGCGGAGCCTGTTGCCAAAGCTACCGGCGAGCCGGGCCGTTCACGCGATAACCCGGTCGAGGCGGTCTTCCTGTCGCGGCGCCTTTTGAACAAGCCGGGATCGGAAAAGGAGACCTGGCACATCGAGTTCGATTTGTCGGGGCCTGGCCTTGATTATGTCGTCGGCGACTCCTTCGGCGTGTTCGCCAACAACGATCTCGGTATGGTGGACCAGATCATCGCGCTGCTTGGCGTCTCGCACGAGACAATGATCAACGGCAAGAAACTGCGCGATGTGTTGCACGAGGATGTGTCGCTGTCGCCCGCGCCGGATTCGCTGTTCGAATTGATTTCCTTCATTACCGGCGGGGCTGCCCGCGAGAAAGCGCGGGCGCTCGCTTCAGGCGACGACCCGGATGGCGACGCCGCCCATCTCGACGTGATGGCGACGTTGCAGAAGTTCGCTGGCGTCAGGCCGCATCCCGAAGCCTTCATCGAGGCGCTGGAGCCGTTGCAGCCGCGGCTCTATTCCATTTCGTCGTCGCACAATGCGACGCCGGGCCGCCTGTCGCTGACGGTCGATACCGTTCGCTACATGATCGGCAAGCGCAAGCGCATCGGCGTCGCCTCCACGTTCCTCGCTGAACGGATCAATCCAGGCGACACGCTCAAGGTCTACGTCCAGAAGGCCCATGGCTTCGGGTTGCCGGAGAATCCGCAGACACCGGTCATCATGATCGGCCCCGGCACCGGCGTGGCACCATTCCGCGCCTTCCTGCACGACCGGCAGGCGACCGGGGCGCCGGGGCGCAACTGGCTGTTCTTCGGCCACCAGCGCAGCGAGTGCGATTTCTTCTATGCAGACGAATTCAACGCGATGAAGTCGTCCGGCCATCTCACACGGTTGTCGCTGGCGTGGTCGCGGGATCGCGAGGAGAAATTCTACGTGCAGGATCGCATGCGCGAGGTTGGCCGAGAGCTGTGGTCGTGGCTCGCGGAAGGCGCACACGTTTATGTCTGCGGCGATGCCAAGCGGATGGCCAAGGATGTTGAACGCGCACTGGTGGATATCGCGTCCCAGTTCGGCGCGCGTTCGACCGACGAGGCCGTCGCCTTCGTGGCAGACCTGAAGAAGAAGGGCCGCTACCAGCAGGACGTCTACTGA
- a CDS encoding nitrate reductase, translated as MSAMEIPPAAVRTTCPYCGVGCGVLATPDGKGGATIKGDPDHPANYGRLCSKGSALGETLGTHERLLHPMVRCSNGQMEAVAWDDALDHVAQRLRHIIAKHGRHSVAFYLSGQLLTEDYYVANKLMKGFIGSANVDTNSRLCMSSAVAGHKRAFGSDTVPGNYRDLDEADLLVLVGSNAAWCHPILYQRMLANKQKRGAKIIVIDPRRTDTASDADLFLGLKPGTDTALFSGALVYLAAQGAIDSRFIEDHTSGFEEALAQARRIAANIAATALATGLSEADVEAFFRLFASTEKVVTLYSQGVNQSAQGTDKVNAIINCHLATGRIGRPGMGPFSLTGQPNAMGGREVGGLANQLAAHMNFTPPDIDRVRRFWQAPHIATHEGLKAVQMFEAIGRGEIKALWVMGTNPAVSLPNADAVRFAMQKLDLLVISDNVRSNDSVNVGAHVLLPAQAWGERSGTVTNSERRVSRQRSFMAPAGDARPDWWIVSEVAKRLGYERAFSYQSSAEIFREHCRLSAFENKGTRDFDLGAFSEITESDFDQITPALWPARADASMSERFFAEGGFYTNDKRARFVVTEIPVLRGEKSVARPMLLNTGRIRDQWHTMTRTGLSPRLGQHLRFPFVEIHPRDARAAGVTDAGFAKIETDFGHCVLKVVVTDCQQPGMLFAPIHWSDETSSSARVGALVAPHTDPYSGQPENKATPANLFPCDYPQQGFVLSRERLSFPAGTWWTRVAVTGGYGYLFAAKHGVPWQAWFGERSMGHDVANYVDAVGGVYRAASFDGDKLMSCLFVEPADHVTEWDATKDLFAEETLSADQRRLLLSGKTADTAANTGPIVCACFGVGRNTICDALKSGTARSHLDLGVQLKAGTNCGSCIPELRRLVAETMPDTEQAAHREMAMAEN; from the coding sequence ATGAGTGCGATGGAAATTCCGCCGGCGGCCGTAAGGACCACATGCCCTTATTGCGGTGTCGGCTGCGGTGTGCTGGCGACGCCCGACGGCAAGGGCGGAGCGACCATCAAGGGCGATCCGGATCATCCCGCCAATTATGGCCGCCTCTGCTCCAAGGGTTCGGCACTTGGTGAGACGCTGGGTACTCACGAGCGGCTGTTGCATCCGATGGTGCGCTGCTCGAACGGCCAGATGGAGGCCGTCGCGTGGGACGATGCGCTCGATCATGTGGCGCAGCGGCTCCGTCACATCATTGCCAAGCATGGGCGCCACTCGGTCGCGTTCTATCTCTCGGGTCAGTTGCTGACGGAGGATTACTACGTCGCCAACAAGCTGATGAAGGGATTCATCGGCAGCGCCAATGTCGATACCAATTCGCGGCTGTGCATGTCGTCGGCCGTTGCCGGGCACAAGCGCGCCTTCGGTTCGGATACGGTGCCGGGCAATTATCGGGATCTCGACGAGGCCGACCTTCTCGTTCTCGTTGGCTCGAATGCAGCATGGTGTCATCCGATCTTGTATCAGCGCATGTTGGCGAACAAGCAGAAGCGAGGCGCGAAGATCATCGTCATCGATCCGCGCCGGACGGATACCGCCAGCGATGCCGATCTTTTTCTGGGATTAAAGCCGGGGACCGATACTGCGCTTTTCAGTGGTGCGTTGGTTTACCTCGCAGCGCAGGGTGCGATCGATTCCCGTTTTATCGAAGATCATACTTCAGGATTCGAGGAGGCGTTGGCGCAGGCCCGCCGGATTGCCGCCAATATCGCGGCGACCGCACTTGCGACCGGACTGAGCGAAGCCGATGTCGAGGCGTTCTTTCGCCTGTTTGCCTCAACCGAAAAGGTGGTGACGCTGTACTCCCAGGGCGTCAATCAGTCGGCGCAGGGCACCGACAAGGTCAACGCCATCATCAACTGTCATCTTGCGACGGGGCGGATCGGCAGGCCCGGCATGGGGCCGTTCTCGCTGACGGGCCAGCCGAATGCGATGGGCGGCCGTGAGGTTGGAGGACTCGCAAATCAGTTGGCCGCACACATGAACTTCACGCCGCCGGACATCGACCGGGTGCGGCGGTTCTGGCAGGCGCCGCACATTGCGACCCATGAAGGGCTGAAGGCTGTTCAGATGTTCGAGGCCATCGGGCGCGGGGAGATCAAGGCGCTGTGGGTGATGGGCACGAACCCGGCGGTGTCGCTGCCGAATGCCGATGCCGTGCGGTTCGCGATGCAGAAGCTCGATCTGCTCGTGATTTCGGATAACGTGCGCTCGAACGACAGCGTCAATGTGGGCGCGCATGTGTTGCTGCCGGCACAGGCATGGGGCGAGCGATCCGGCACGGTGACCAATTCGGAACGCCGGGTGTCGCGTCAGCGTTCGTTCATGGCTCCCGCAGGCGATGCCAGGCCGGATTGGTGGATCGTCAGCGAAGTCGCCAAGCGGCTCGGCTATGAGCGAGCGTTTTCCTATCAATCGTCTGCGGAAATCTTTCGCGAGCATTGCCGCCTCTCTGCATTCGAGAATAAAGGCACCCGCGATTTCGATCTCGGCGCATTTTCCGAGATCACCGAAAGCGATTTCGATCAAATCACGCCAGCCCTGTGGCCGGCTCGCGCGGATGCGAGCATGTCGGAGCGGTTTTTCGCCGAAGGCGGGTTTTACACCAACGACAAGCGCGCGCGTTTCGTCGTGACCGAAATTCCGGTGCTGCGCGGTGAAAAATCCGTAGCGCGCCCGATGTTGTTGAACACCGGCCGCATCCGTGACCAGTGGCACACCATGACGAGGACGGGTCTCAGCCCGCGCCTTGGGCAGCACCTGCGCTTTCCCTTTGTCGAAATCCATCCGCGTGATGCACGTGCTGCCGGTGTCACCGATGCTGGATTTGCCAAAATCGAAACCGATTTCGGCCATTGCGTGCTCAAAGTGGTCGTGACGGATTGCCAGCAGCCCGGCATGTTGTTTGCGCCGATCCACTGGAGCGATGAAACATCATCCTCCGCGCGGGTCGGCGCGTTGGTTGCGCCTCACACCGACCCATATTCAGGTCAGCCTGAAAACAAGGCCACGCCGGCCAATCTGTTTCCTTGCGACTATCCGCAACAGGGTTTTGTCCTGTCGCGCGAAAGGCTGTCGTTCCCTGCGGGCACATGGTGGACGCGCGTCGCGGTGACCGGAGGCTATGGGTATCTGTTCGCCGCGAAGCACGGCGTGCCGTGGCAGGCCTGGTTTGGCGAACGCTCGATGGGACACGACGTCGCGAATTACGTCGATGCGGTTGGGGGTGTTTACCGGGCGGCGTCATTCGATGGCGACAAGCTGATGAGCTGTCTGTTTGTCGAACCGGCAGATCATGTGACCGAATGGGATGCGACAAAGGACCTATTTGCGGAAGAAACGCTTTCAGCCGACCAGCGCAGGTTGCTGCTGTCTGGAAAGACGGCGGATACGGCTGCGAACACCGGGCCGATTGTCTGTGCCTGTTTCGGTGTCGGCCGCAACACGATCTGCGATGCGTTGAAGTCCGGCACTGCGCGCTCGCATCTCGATCTTGGTGTGCAGCTCAAGGCAGGCACCAATTGCGGCTCCTGCATTCCGGAATTGCGCCGGCTGGTTGCGGAAACGATGCCCGACACGGAACAGGCCGCCCACCGTGAGATGGCTATGGCCGAGAATTGA
- a CDS encoding LamB/YcsF family protein: protein MQIDINSDIGEGMGDDEAMLAVATSVNIACGFHAGDPDTMRNIAAQARTRGVHIGAHPSYRDLAGFGRTPMPGLSASEIENLVAYQTGALCAVASLAGHKVTHVKAHGALSNAACADAMIAKAIAAAIKAVDQDLAFMVLPHTELARAADRAGLRPIHEIYADRAYQDDAQLLPRSQNGAVLHDAGEIARRVLRMVTEQSIIAASGKTIPTPVDSVCVHGDTLGAVDIAKAVRFALEQGGVTISPFNSRP, encoded by the coding sequence ATGCAGATCGACATCAATTCCGACATCGGCGAAGGCATGGGCGACGACGAGGCGATGCTGGCTGTCGCCACCAGCGTCAACATCGCCTGCGGGTTTCATGCGGGCGATCCTGATACCATGCGCAACATTGCGGCACAGGCCCGCACGCGTGGCGTACATATCGGCGCGCATCCCAGCTATCGCGATCTTGCAGGATTCGGTCGCACGCCGATGCCCGGCCTCAGCGCCAGCGAGATCGAGAACCTTGTCGCCTACCAGACCGGCGCACTGTGCGCCGTAGCTTCGCTCGCGGGCCACAAGGTCACGCATGTGAAGGCACACGGCGCGCTCTCGAACGCCGCTTGCGCCGACGCCATGATCGCCAAAGCCATCGCGGCGGCCATCAAGGCTGTCGATCAGGATCTCGCATTCATGGTGCTGCCCCACACCGAACTGGCCCGCGCGGCGGATCGCGCAGGCTTGAGACCAATCCATGAAATCTATGCCGACCGCGCCTATCAGGACGACGCGCAGCTTCTGCCGCGCAGCCAGAACGGCGCGGTACTGCACGATGCCGGCGAGATCGCGCGGCGCGTTCTGCGCATGGTGACGGAGCAATCCATCATTGCGGCTTCGGGAAAAACGATTCCGACGCCCGTCGATAGCGTCTGCGTTCATGGCGACACACTCGGCGCTGTCGACATCGCCAAAGCCGTGCGCTTTGCGCTGGAGCAAGGCGGTGTGACAATCTCGCCGTTCAATTCTCGGCCATAG
- a CDS encoding biotin-dependent carboxyltransferase family protein, whose translation MSVLEVIAAGPLTSVQDIGRFGAQRYGLTPSGAMDRLSLAAANALVGHPLSAPTIEIGPLKAVFAARGGPLCVALTGALRFARTDDKPCPLYRSFLLRDGDTLTLDAARKGMFSYLAVAGDLKGEAMFGSFSVNARAGLGSPYPRPLQGGDRLTFDNAISLPDRTMSPPVFGEGAIRVVPGPQYDEFGASSKVFFNSPWQISPTSDRMGYRLEGSPLTHAGNFNIVSDGTVDGSIQVTGNGQPIVLMRDRGTTGGYPKIATIISADLGRFAQTRPRHTFRFAEIDVAAAQQEARAFHALLQSLPDRIRNST comes from the coding sequence GTGAGCGTGCTCGAAGTCATCGCCGCGGGACCGCTGACATCGGTGCAGGATATCGGCCGCTTCGGCGCGCAGCGTTACGGCCTGACGCCGAGCGGCGCGATGGACCGCCTGTCGCTGGCCGCAGCCAATGCGCTGGTCGGGCATCCGCTCTCCGCGCCTACCATCGAGATCGGGCCGCTCAAGGCTGTCTTCGCCGCGCGAGGCGGCCCGCTGTGCGTGGCGCTGACCGGCGCGCTGCGTTTCGCCCGGACCGATGACAAACCCTGCCCGCTCTATCGCTCGTTCCTGCTTCGCGACGGCGACACGTTGACCCTCGATGCAGCCCGCAAGGGCATGTTCAGCTATCTCGCCGTCGCGGGCGATCTAAAAGGCGAGGCGATGTTCGGCAGCTTCTCGGTCAACGCGCGCGCGGGATTGGGCAGTCCCTATCCGCGCCCGCTGCAAGGCGGCGACCGGCTGACGTTCGACAACGCGATATCACTGCCCGACCGCACCATGTCTCCCCCCGTCTTCGGCGAAGGCGCGATCCGCGTGGTGCCGGGACCGCAATATGATGAGTTCGGTGCTTCCTCTAAAGTCTTCTTCAATTCGCCATGGCAAATCTCGCCCACCAGCGACCGCATGGGCTATCGTCTGGAAGGATCACCGCTCACTCACGCCGGAAACTTCAACATCGTCTCCGACGGCACGGTAGATGGCAGCATTCAGGTGACGGGCAATGGCCAGCCCATCGTGCTGATGAGGGATCGCGGCACCACCGGCGGTTATCCCAAGATCGCGACCATCATATCCGCCGATCTTGGCCGCTTTGCGCAAACCCGTCCCCGGCATACATTCCGTTTCGCAGAGATCGACGTGGCCGCCGCGCAGCAGGAGGCACGCGCATTTCACGCGCTACTGCAATCCCTGCCCGACAGAATCCGGAACAGCACATGA
- the pxpB gene encoding 5-oxoprolinase subunit PxpB, whose protein sequence is MNSQPSKPSKPRVLACGDTALAVEFGATMDADSNRRVFALDRALNNAAIAGITETVPTYRSLLVHYDPLTLGFSELSDRLSALLDQPDSLESPSRHWRVPVAYGGAFGIDLDDVAKSHGLSPDELIRRHSAPRYEVAMIGFTPGFSYLRGLDPAIATPRRPQPRLSTPAGTISIGGVQAALQCLAGPSGWHLLGRTPVRTFDPRRDPVFLIEPGDTVTFASIGPAEFERLERLAEHGGAVAELMT, encoded by the coding sequence ATGAACAGCCAGCCGTCCAAACCATCAAAACCGCGTGTTCTTGCTTGCGGCGACACCGCGCTCGCCGTCGAGTTTGGCGCCACCATGGATGCGGACAGCAACCGCCGGGTTTTCGCGCTGGATCGCGCGCTGAACAACGCAGCCATCGCGGGCATCACCGAGACGGTGCCGACCTATCGCTCGCTTCTCGTGCACTACGATCCGCTCACGCTCGGCTTTTCCGAATTGAGCGACCGCCTCTCGGCGCTGCTCGACCAACCGGACTCGCTGGAGAGCCCATCCCGCCACTGGCGCGTGCCGGTCGCCTATGGCGGCGCATTCGGCATCGATCTCGATGACGTGGCAAAGTCACATGGCCTGTCGCCTGACGAACTGATCCGGCGACACAGCGCCCCGCGCTATGAGGTGGCGATGATCGGCTTCACACCGGGCTTCTCCTATCTTCGCGGCCTCGATCCCGCCATCGCCACGCCGCGCCGCCCACAGCCCCGCCTCTCGACGCCCGCTGGCACGATCTCGATCGGCGGCGTTCAGGCCGCTCTGCAATGTCTCGCCGGGCCGAGCGGCTGGCATCTTCTCGGCCGCACGCCGGTGCGCACCTTCGATCCGCGCCGCGATCCGGTTTTCCTCATCGAACCGGGAGACACCGTGACCTTCGCGTCGATCGGCCCGGCCGAGTTCGAGCGGCTTGAGCGGCTCGCCGAACATGGCGGGGCGGTCGCGGAGTTGATGACGTGA
- a CDS encoding ribonuclease activity regulator RraA has product MSLPAETVQLLQRISTATITTVLLKKGLRNVWMRGTRPLRPGQKRLVGPAFTLRFVPAREDLATPESWSKPISTRTAIEAMPEGCIAVVDAMGVTDAGIFGDILCMRMAKRGVTALVTDGVMRDVEGVLGTGLPVWCDGAAAPPSVAGLTFVNWGEPIGCGGVAVFPDDIIVADEDGAVVIPQAFLPLILEQGEEQERVEAWIVNEVQQGASLPGLYPMNADTKARYEAWKATQK; this is encoded by the coding sequence ATGTCGCTGCCCGCCGAAACCGTTCAACTGCTGCAACGCATTTCCACCGCCACCATCACCACTGTGCTTTTGAAGAAAGGTTTGCGGAATGTCTGGATGCGCGGCACGCGCCCGCTGCGCCCGGGGCAGAAACGATTGGTCGGCCCGGCTTTCACGCTGCGCTTCGTGCCTGCGCGCGAGGATCTTGCGACCCCGGAATCGTGGTCGAAGCCGATTTCCACCCGCACCGCCATCGAGGCGATGCCGGAGGGCTGCATTGCGGTTGTCGATGCCATGGGCGTCACCGATGCCGGCATTTTCGGCGACATCCTGTGCATGCGCATGGCGAAGCGCGGCGTCACCGCGCTGGTCACCGATGGCGTGATGCGCGATGTCGAGGGCGTTTTGGGCACCGGGCTTCCGGTGTGGTGCGATGGCGCGGCCGCGCCGCCTTCGGTCGCGGGGCTCACCTTTGTGAACTGGGGCGAGCCGATCGGCTGCGGCGGGGTCGCGGTGTTTCCGGACGACATCATCGTGGCCGATGAGGATGGCGCGGTGGTCATTCCGCAGGCATTCCTGCCGCTCATTCTGGAGCAGGGCGAGGAACAGGAGCGGGTCGAGGCGTGGATCGTCAACGAGGTCCAGCAGGGCGCATCGCTTCCGGGGCTTTACCCGATGAACGCCGATACCAAGGCGCGCTATGAGGCGTGGAAGGCGACGCAAAAGTAA
- a CDS encoding CHASE2 domain-containing protein, translating into MSLSRSLPRRPLRFARRFGYARILCLGLLAVAVGLRALDPVPLEELRLRVFDFYQILKPRKAVERPVVIVDLDEASLARFGQWPWPRTRVADLVSRLTEAGAAVIAFDVVFAEPDRLSPSRAVDNFRDLDEAMRTQLKGLPDNDQVLAEVLRRSPVVLGESGLPYVTPAPAAAPPPLGLATLGGDPSPYLLNFPGRLRNVPVLEQAAPGRGLFTIRTERDGIVRRIPLIMMAQGDLMPSLTFDMLRVAVKADTLLVKSDEAGVKSVGVPGFEIPTDRNGQLWVYFGRHDPARYVSAADVLDGKAGSDVFSRKLVIIGTSAIGLLDTKTTPLDRVMPGVEIHAQVLENVLTDSVLSQPNYAFGAEILAAILFGILIVWLAPILTPVSLLLLGGAVAALLAGTSWYLFVREKLLVDFTFPLLASTAVYLTLVFNGYVREQAQRRRIRSAFGQYLSPALVEQLAQAPERLVLGGEEREMTVMFSDVRGFTAISESFRRDPQGLTSLMNRLLTPLTDAIIERKGTIDKYMGDAIMAFWNAPLDDAEHAINACEAALDMLDEVGDLNAARAKEASEQGKPFMPLNVGIGLNTGLCVVGNMGSSLRFDYSVLGDSVNLASRLESQSATYGVPIIAGSKTALAAQDRLAILEMDLVTVKGKQEPEVIYAILGRADLANSERFQRLRNHTIDMIWRYRSRDWEGALNAMEKARALDDDNRLKTLFALYAGRIDAFRTAPPPPEWNGVYAMTMK; encoded by the coding sequence ATGTCCCTCTCAAGAAGCCTCCCCCGGCGCCCCCTTCGGTTCGCCCGCCGGTTTGGCTACGCCCGAATTCTGTGCCTTGGCCTGCTGGCGGTTGCCGTCGGCCTGCGGGCGCTTGATCCCGTACCGCTGGAAGAATTGCGCCTAAGGGTTTTCGATTTCTATCAAATTCTTAAGCCGCGAAAGGCCGTCGAGCGGCCTGTCGTGATTGTCGATCTCGATGAGGCGAGCCTTGCGCGGTTTGGCCAGTGGCCATGGCCGCGCACCCGTGTGGCCGATCTCGTGTCGCGCCTGACAGAGGCGGGCGCGGCCGTGATCGCCTTCGATGTCGTGTTCGCCGAGCCCGACCGGCTGTCGCCCTCGCGTGCGGTAGACAATTTCCGCGATCTCGACGAGGCGATGCGTACGCAACTCAAGGGCTTGCCGGATAACGATCAGGTTCTTGCTGAAGTTCTGCGCCGCTCACCCGTGGTACTTGGCGAATCCGGGCTGCCATATGTGACGCCGGCCCCCGCCGCCGCTCCGCCGCCGCTCGGTCTTGCCACGCTCGGCGGCGATCCGTCGCCCTATCTGCTGAACTTCCCGGGACGGCTACGCAATGTCCCGGTTCTGGAGCAGGCGGCCCCGGGGCGCGGGCTTTTCACGATCCGCACGGAGCGCGACGGCATCGTCCGGCGCATTCCTCTCATCATGATGGCGCAGGGCGACCTGATGCCGTCGCTGACCTTCGACATGCTGCGGGTGGCGGTGAAGGCAGACACGCTCCTCGTGAAGTCGGACGAGGCCGGCGTGAAAAGCGTGGGCGTGCCGGGATTTGAGATTCCGACCGACCGCAACGGCCAGCTCTGGGTCTATTTCGGCAGGCACGATCCGGCGCGCTATGTCTCCGCGGCGGATGTTCTCGACGGCAAGGCCGGCAGCGATGTGTTTTCACGCAAGCTGGTGATTATCGGCACGTCGGCGATTGGGCTGCTCGATACCAAGACGACGCCGCTGGATCGCGTCATGCCCGGAGTCGAAATTCATGCGCAGGTGCTGGAGAACGTATTGACGGATTCCGTCCTGTCGCAGCCGAATTACGCATTCGGCGCGGAAATTCTTGCCGCCATCCTGTTCGGGATTCTGATCGTCTGGCTCGCGCCGATTCTCACCCCCGTCTCTCTGCTGCTGCTGGGCGGGGCGGTCGCGGCGTTGCTCGCGGGGACGTCCTGGTATCTGTTCGTGCGCGAGAAGCTACTGGTCGATTTCACCTTCCCCTTGCTTGCGAGCACGGCCGTCTATCTGACGCTGGTGTTCAACGGTTACGTGCGCGAACAGGCGCAGCGCCGCCGCATCCGCTCGGCCTTCGGGCAATATCTGTCGCCGGCTCTGGTGGAGCAACTGGCGCAAGCGCCGGAGCGGCTGGTGCTCGGCGGCGAGGAGCGCGAGATGACGGTGATGTTCAGCGATGTGCGCGGCTTCACGGCGATCTCGGAATCCTTCCGTCGCGATCCGCAGGGGCTGACATCGCTGATGAACCGCCTGCTGACGCCGCTGACCGATGCGATCATCGAACGCAAGGGCACCATCGACAAGTATATGGGCGATGCCATCATGGCATTCTGGAACGCGCCGCTCGACGATGCTGAGCATGCCATCAATGCCTGCGAGGCCGCGCTCGACATGCTGGACGAGGTGGGCGATCTGAATGCCGCACGGGCGAAGGAGGCTTCGGAGCAGGGCAAGCCGTTCATGCCGCTGAATGTCGGTATCGGCCTCAATACCGGCCTGTGCGTGGTCGGCAACATGGGGTCCAGCCTGCGGTTCGATTATTCGGTGCTGGGCGACAGCGTGAACCTTGCCTCGCGGCTGGAGAGCCAGTCGGCGACCTATGGCGTGCCGATTATTGCCGGCTCGAAGACCGCGCTGGCCGCGCAAGACAGGCTGGCTATCCTTGAGATGGACCTTGTCACCGTGAAGGGCAAGCAGGAGCCGGAGGTGATCTACGCCATCCTCGGCCGGGCCGATCTCGCCAACTCGGAACGCTTTCAGAGGCTGCGCAACCACACCATCGATATGATCTGGCGCTATCGCAGCCGGGACTGGGAGGGCGCGCTGAATGCGATGGAAAAGGCGCGGGCGCTTGACGACGACAATCGTCTGAAGACGTTGTTCGCCCTCTATGCGGGGCGGATCGACGCCTTCCGGACGGCACCACCGCCGCCCGAATGGAATGGCGTTTACGCGATGACAATGAAATAG
- a CDS encoding MBL fold metallo-hydrolase yields MMSDSITIKFWGVRGSIACPGSGTVRYGGNTSCVEVLCGENRLIFDAGSGLRGLGEALAGQPGESDLFFSHLHIDHLIGLPFFLPAFEKGNRLRLWAAGLKEADGLRAALDRYMSFPLFPIGLDQFQAEVTFHDFARGDVLTPRPGIVLRTAALDHPGGATGYRLEFAGRSFCYMTDTAMDAGASPAMLALAKGADCLVMDATYTDSELVKYEGWGHASWQQNATFADAAGVKTLCLFHHAPEHDDDTLDRIASEAVRARPGTVVVREGQSIGL; encoded by the coding sequence ATGATGTCAGATTCAATCACGATCAAATTCTGGGGCGTTCGCGGCAGCATCGCCTGTCCGGGGTCGGGCACCGTGCGTTATGGCGGCAATACCTCATGCGTCGAGGTGCTTTGCGGAGAGAACCGGCTGATCTTCGATGCGGGCTCCGGCCTTCGCGGGCTTGGTGAGGCGCTCGCGGGGCAGCCCGGCGAGAGCGACCTGTTCTTCAGCCATCTGCATATCGATCATCTGATCGGGCTGCCGTTTTTTCTGCCGGCGTTTGAGAAAGGCAATCGTCTGCGGTTATGGGCAGCGGGCCTGAAGGAGGCGGACGGACTTCGCGCTGCGCTCGACAGGTATATGAGCTTTCCGTTGTTTCCGATCGGCCTCGATCAATTCCAGGCCGAGGTCACGTTTCATGACTTCGCGCGTGGCGATGTGCTGACGCCCCGTCCGGGCATCGTTCTTCGCACGGCCGCGCTCGATCATCCGGGCGGCGCGACCGGCTATCGGCTGGAGTTCGCCGGACGCTCGTTTTGCTACATGACGGATACGGCCATGGATGCCGGGGCCTCGCCTGCGATGCTTGCGCTGGCGAAAGGCGCCGATTGTCTTGTCATGGACGCTACCTATACCGACAGCGAACTCGTAAAATATGAGGGTTGGGGTCATGCAAGCTGGCAGCAGAACGCCACCTTTGCCGATGCCGCCGGGGTGAAGACGCTGTGCCTGTTTCACCACGCCCCCGAGCATGATGACGATACCCTCGACCGGATCGCGTCGGAGGCCGTGCGTGCGCGGCCGGGCACGGTGGTGGTGCGGGAAGGCCAGTCGATCGGACTGTGA